The segment aaagaaagtcaagtgcaggtcatgtcattatttctctgatgacatggtcttcttcggcaatgaaggatgaacccaCAAAAAATTGTACATATCCCATGACCCAGTTaattccactactaggtctgtaccttAAAGACATATAAAATAGAGGAAAGGGATgcatatgttcaaaaatatttatagcagctaagATGCAAAAATTGGAAGCTCAGGGAGTACCCATCATGTATGGAAATGGTTAAATAAGTAcaagaatgtgatgaaatattactgtgctatcagaaataatgaagggtaggatttcttttttaaatgtgttatttaaaatttttattttcagttccaaattcccttcttccctctaccCCTTCCATCatccagtgagaaggcaagaaatatatctATTACAcatatgaaattatgcaaaacatattcctagattagctatgttgcaaaaaaagcaagaaaaataaagagaaaaaatatgcttcagtttgtTCTCAGAAACCATCAtgttttcagagaaaactggaagacttatatgaattgatatgaAGTGAAATCAGCATAAATAAATGCCAGAGGTATATAGTGTTCAGCTACTTCTGATGTGAGGACTTGCTGAGAGCCTTTTCAGGGacgctcattcacctttggtgtccaccttcacccaaatctcacctgtggctccaagccACATACAGTACATGTGCAGTGGCCCAGTTGAAGGTAACAGACAGGCATTAAACCCATCTATGAATCAGGGAATGTCTACACCAAGCATATAAAAaattcccccctttcccccataGAATTGGTAGGTGAGAACAATTTGCTTCAACTGGCTTTTAAAGCAGCTAAAGCAGGGGCTATGGAGCTctgagagcttggtcagatatttaAGACACCAATATCATCCACTGTGTTctaggccatcaccagttgtcctgacttttgtcttgccactggacttcaatgtctctggaagagagaatgaggctgaagaTTCTgagcaattctgcctcacttaaattcacaTACAAGTCAAAATGtaaccccatgatgtcattggtcctcctcaaaaatgaaggatgggcaacaaataacaataatattgtaaagataaacaactttgagagacctaggaattctgatcaacacaatgaccaaccattaTTCCAAACGACTCACAATGAAACATGCTCTTGATAGACAGATGATCAGACTCAGAGGTCAAactgggacatttttttttttttactttaggcCAGGGTTTCTTAACTCTTTGGGGGGAAATGGGGTAGGGTGATGTCTTCAGGGAGGTTACTGTTTGACAGCAAAGAAGAGAGCCAACTACAGACTCAAGAGAGccatggtggagttgtgaactgatccaaccattctggagagcaatttggaactatgcccaaaggataatcaaattgtgcataccttttgattttGATTCCACTAGGTCAGTATCCCAAAAAGaccacaaaaagggaaaagggcctaCATGTACACAAATGTTTTAAACAGCTgtttttgttgtggcaaaaaatggaaattgaggggatgtccatcaatcggggaatggctaagcaagctgtggtataggaatgtaatggaatactattgtgctataagaaatgatgagcaggcgaacttcagaaaaacctggaaagacttacacgaactgatgctaagtgaagtgagcagaaccaggagaacattgtccacagcACAACCACATGGTAcagtgactaactttgatagacttagctcttctcagcaatacaaggatctaagataactccagaagactcacaatggaaaatgctatccacatccagagaaagaactttggagtctgaatttAGATGGATGCATACTAtgtgttctctttttttgttttgtttttgtttcttctttcttgtggttcctcccactggttttacttctttttttacaatacgattaatgtgaaaatgttcaatatgaatgtatatgtaaagtctatatcagattgcataccgtcttggggaagaaggaggagaaggggagaaaatttaaaactcaaaatcttatggaagtgaactttgaaaactaaaattaaattaattaaaatttttaaaaatactcaaaaaatgaaagtgaaaaatagcacgCATCACTCTATATTCAAACagtatcaatttttttctctggagatttgcttcacagTATATagtagatagtatgcttcatcattagtcctgtgggattgtcttggatcattgtactgctgagaatagttaagtcattcacatttcTTCATCACAAATGTGTAccatgttttcctgcttctgcttacttcactttgtgtcacctcaggtaagtctttccaggcttttttgaaatcaccctgcttgtcatttcttatagcacaatagtattccatcacaatcatataccatagcttatttagtcattctccaCTTGATGGATagctcaatttccaattcttagcaacctcaaaaaaagttgctatcaatatttttgtacaaataggtccttcctcccaccccttttTTTGTTGCATAATtacaatattctttctttttttttattttgaacttaatcatcaataaatataaacatttcaagATACAAAGAACAAGGTGGATGGTTAAGAAATTGTGAACTTATATTGTGTCCTGTTTTTTTAAGAAGGtattatatttacacacatatatgtacaggtatacacctgcctcagacactcactagacatgtgaccctgggcaagacaggTAACcccctgtgcctcaatttcctagtCTATAAATTGTGAGTCATAATAACATGCACCTCACAGGCTTATTGTGAGgcttatatatttgtaaaatgcttctgCACATTTTAAAGCTGTCTACAAAATCTAGgtacaatatatgtatacacatacatgcatgcatatatatgtgtgtctatgtacatatgtgtgcacatacacctTCTAATAAACTCCTGAGTCTTCCTTATTAGAATAGggtctccttgaggtcaggggctgtttttttttttaatttaatttaattttattattattttttttaatgttctacaatcactaccacaaaattaagattttatccctcccccatgcctaccccccactacccccctccctccccaagacagcatacaattctgtatagattctacatacaCTTTCCTATTAAGTACGTATTccctatagtcatgctatgtagtcaaactaaaataaatggaagaaatcatataacaaatcaaaacttaatacacaaaaacacacatacatacaaacatgatctgctacattctgcgaatgacttccatagaCTTGCCAcccctttttaaaatctctttgggagacagatcaagcagtggtattgctggatcaaagggtatgcagtctttgggacatagttccaaattgctctccaaaatggttggctGTTCACAACACTACCAATAATGCatgtgtcccagttttcctaaATACCCtctaacattcatcattttccttttttgtcatattagccaatctgataggtatgaggcgATGTctaagttgttttcatttgcatttctctagtcaaaagtgatttagagcatgttttcatacgACAACGGATTGCTTTGTCtctgtctgaaaactgcctatgcatgtcctttgaccatcaattggggaatgacttgtatttaaataaatttgacaaatttctctatacatttgagaaatgaggcctttatcagagaaacttgttccAAAGTTTCCCCTCAATCTTtggctttccttttaattttggttgcattggttttgtttatgcaaaagttttttaattttatacagtcaaaaaaacttttatattttgtaatgctctctccattttctttggccctaaattcttcccttatccataggtCTGACAAAAAAATACCATTCTAcgttcttttaatttgcttatggcatccccctttatgtgtaaatcaagtacccatttaaaaaaaattatgagccTCAGACATAATAAGCCTCAGAGTTCCTCCTCTCTTTAGGAGTTCATATGAATTTGCAGATATATTTATTATCTCTGCAAAAAGAACGTAAACTCGATGCGGGCAAATACCGTTTCATTTCTGAATTCCCATGACTTAGTGGttatttcttaataaatgctttgttcatTGTTTTTATGGTACCAATTAAAGAAGTTTGGGTGAGTGTGAGAACACCCTATTATATTTGCTAAGTCTCCAAGCTTACCTTAATTACTATGTTTTTGCAACACGTATTTTTAGTTTGAAACTCTcatatacagtaggcacttactatgCAGGTAGGACAACGCGTCCTAGCGTGATCCACCCAAAGGGGAAGAGTGCATGCTGGGATTTGTAGTCAACGAGGAGGCCTAGATTAGGAGAGGTTCCAATAAATACACTTCTTTCATTCAGATTTAGCCACAGAACTTTCCAGGGCCCTCGTCAGATGAAGTTAAAGCTTACGTACCATAATCAGGTAACCAAACCCCACCCTTCTCCATTCATTCTTTCCCCCGGAGATTTAACAAGATACTGCACAGTGCGACTGCCCACTCGCACCCAATCGATTCGCTCCTCTTTTGCCATGGGTGGAGCCTAAAACATTCAAGATGGGGATTGGTCAACCTGGAGGAAGCGGACGGAGTCACGCCTCTCGATTCACTCAGTACGAGGATGACTATGGCTGTAAGTCCCTTTAACAACTCCCGCCCTATCAGACCTAAGCCGCGGAAAATCTCgcgatactttttttttttatttttttgctgagGGAGAGACGCACTTCTAACGATCGAGGCCAGTGGAGGCGGGAGGGAAACGGGTGGCGGGGATCGGAgccgagaagggagaagggacaggTCAGGAAAGAGGTGTGTAGAGACACCGTGGGCTTACTGCGCCACCCGGATTCCACGGAAGCCGGATTCCAGCTGTCGAAGAGGAAGTccctctccgcccccccccccccccacctccgtTGTTGTCTTCTTGTTCCCGGGCTAGTGCCCGACCTCGAGTTGCGGCCCCGCTGGCGGGGTTCCGGGGCTGATCTCGCCGCCGCCGGAGCTGTGCGGTGCGGGCGGTGACAGGTGCGCGCGTGAGCAGCTTGGCGGCCctcgccccgccccgcccccgcccctccTTCATTCaagccccctcccctcctctgctcTGCCCTCCCCTGTCCTGCGCGGCGCGGCTCGGCTCGGGATGAGCCGCGGGCCCCGGCGGAGCGGCTCCAGGTCTGCGCGCCCGCCGCCGCCGCAGCTCCCGAGCCACCCTCGGCCCTAAGGAGCGGCCGCCGTCGTCCCCCCAGCCCCCCACCTTCCTGCACCGCCAGCCTCGGGCATGAAGCTGGCGTCGATGCCCCGACCCCCGCTGCGGGAGTGAAGGCGGCAGCCAGCGGCCGAGGGGGCGGTGACGACATGAACCTGCACCAGGTCCTGACCGGGGCCGTGAACCCTGGGGACCACTGCTTTTCCGTGGGGAGCGTCGGCGACCAGCGGTTCACGGtaagcggcggcggcggctgcccGGCCTTTGCGCGGCCCTGGGGCCCCGGTCCTCTGCCCTCGGTCCGCTCTGCGGTGACAGCCCGGGGGATGACCCCGAAAACACCGCAGGCAGACGGAGCCGCGGGCCGAGGAATCGGGGCTTCTGCTTGtgacaggtgtgtgtgtgggggggggggggggcaggtggggaaagagggaagggaaggtgggTCGTGAGCCTGAAACCTGAAGCGGGAGTGATACTgagcttggggtgggggagggatgcCCAAATGAAATGCAGAGATTCAGGATAACTCAAGTTTACAAAACCCCACCTCAGACAGCTGTGGAAATCTCAGcagttcctttccttcttttgggGGATGTTGTTTCTGCTGTAAAGTCATATGCCCGTTGCATTTTAGAAGAGTGGGTGTCTCAGAAACAATCGCTGCTTGTTTTGCATTTAACAATAAATTCCAATGTAAAATACATGGGAAAAAATAGCTCTGTGGAGAGAAGgccctttaaatatttttccagattattttaAAGGGGCATATGATTCAGGAATAGTAATGAAAAGTAAGATACGATTTccttgaaaatagaaaagaaatttacttgCATTGAAACAAATGTTAGAAGTTTACTTAAATACCATTCTTGATACAGTGTGAATTCATATTAATTCATACAATAAATTGATACGATGTGGAATTCATATAAAGTGACCACCATATTAGCTTTATCTCATTGATAAGGAGGTCTCTTAGCATAGAACCTGAAGATGGCATCACAGTGAAATATCGGAGTAAAAGGtatcattttaatttcatggaAATGTTTTAGTAAAGTATCTTAGAGTAAAAGTTAGCGTTGTTAGTGTTCACCTAGAACAAGACAAATTCCTTAGATGACTTTTTTTGACATGGCTAAGTTGACTActtaaaactattatttttttcaatacttATATGGAACAAAGTAAAGTAGAATGTAGGAGTTGATTCAGCTTCCATATTGTAATTTCAGGAAGACTGTGCCTACATCCCCCTTTGACTTTTCTGTGACTTTCATCAGCTCCCGAGATACTAAATATTTTCCTACAGAGGGTAATATTGGAATTGTGCATGTTTCAGCTAGATACAAGAAGGAGGAGTTAACTTTCACCTCTAATATAAGTTTGCACTTAAATAGATAAATCAGGAGTCAATAGATTCTAAATATATTCTTAGATTTTTGAACCGATGAAACTGATTAAATAAATCTAGATTGAAGAAAAGCATGAGACAGCGTGGCTGTGGTCTTCAAATGTCTCCTTTTCAGATAAAACAATATCTGAAGAACATGAATGTAGAGAAACTTATAGGAAGGTTAGTTATCCAGCTGCCATTTTTAGTGATGATAATTTGTTACTCTCTGTTCTTAATtgttttttcaaacattttctctAAGGAAGCTTTGAGAATCTGTCCAGTCTTTGGTGTCAGCTTTATACTATGAATTTTTAGTGATCTGTGTTTGGCTCATTCTAAAAAGCCCAATGGAGACCACATTATCATTTTAAAGACAGgcattttaaaatacacattAATGTCTGCACATTGTTAAATAGTGATAAATCTTCCATCCATCACAGCATCCAAGTCCTTGGGCCAGGCTGTGGTCATCTTTTCAGGATACCTACTATAaccttttcttggttctgtttcctTTATTGTCACTTCTTAATCTTGGCTCTAAATTTAACACTTGGCTTTGAACTTTCTCATTTGCTGCTCTGACCCCagtactttttctttaaataataccATGGACCTCCATTgcaggaatcacagaatttcatgcTTTGGAATGATCTCATACAAATCTAGTTCAATCCATACCTGACCGGACCAAGGATCACTTCAATAGCACCCCCAACAATTGGTCATTTAGTTTTCATCTATGAGGACTTTtagtaggggagaggggaaacCTACTATTCATAAGACTGTGCGTTCCTCTTTTGGATAGTACTAATTGTTAAGTTTCACCCATTGGGAAGATGGATACAGAAATGTGATTATGGTTGTGTATCAGGAACACTCAAACTTACGTAGCTTTTTCATAGGCGTGTATCTAAAAGAATGCCTCATATTGAGTCCACTGAACCTTCTACTTAGGCTTCAGGGTCACCAGAATATTAGGATGTGATTTTCTTTGGCTGTGGGCTTCCTCTTGGATAGTACAGTGTTTTTCTATACTTCCTATTACCTACTACTTTTAGTATCTCAACCCCAATCAGAATGAATTATGCCAAAGAAACCATACacagaaatactttttttctaactttttcaaaCATGGAAATTCTTCCATTGTTATTTGGGTAGATCTAACCATACTAGATAAAGTGGTCTGTCATCCCTTCGTTGTTTCCCCATGTCCTTTTGATAGCTTTTCAAAGATGATATTTTCAAAGCTAAGTCTTGAACTTACATATGACGTTATTCATGCTCTGACCTAATTGTAATTGAAAATGCAAATAGTATTTATGAACAGTTGACTGAGCTATTTGTATTTTTGGAGGTGACTTTGGTGTTTCAAAACAAGATACAACAATTCACTTCAAttggacaaacatttattaagcacctaccgcAAGATCTCTGTTCTCCAAGACTATTGGGGGTGAGAGTTTGTATAATATgcacacaaataaatacatagcATCACTAAGTGATTTCAAGGGGTAGAATGTTAGCAacttagagatgaagaaaggccTCATGGAGGTGGAACTTGAtttagagagagaagataataagAAAGACTTATGGAAATAGGGTTGAGAAGATTTGGAAAATGATTTGGATTTgggaaatgagggagatggaagagTCAAGGATGGTTCCAAGTCTGCAAACCCTAATGATTAGAAGTGATAGAAATACTCTCAGGAAAAATATAGAAGATTGGAAAAGGCATGGATAATTGAAGCAAATATTGATTCCATTTTAGAGACAGTGAGCTGGAGATACAGATGGGACTTTGATGTAAAAATGTGTAGCTTGTAAGTAATGTTGAACTGGGTTTCAGGGGAGAGATTATGACTGGAGGTATTTACACCTTCtcaccatcatcctcatcatcctcatcattttcttcttctccttccctttcttctcctcctcttccttctcttcctcctccccttctttttcctttgggagttatctccaaagagataaaaatttaACCTATCCGAATTTGATTTGATCACCAATGCAGTAGAATGCTATCCGTATCAGATGACAAACAAGCTTGAGCTATGTGATATAGAGTAGCTTATAGATTAAAAATTGTTTgcatcaatatattttattttcacatatcAGTCACTTCCTGTGAAATTCCTTCCTGCTATATCTCCTGAACCTTAGTACTTTTCCATCAAAAACTACCTACAGAGAAAGCACATTTGTATAAATGGGGGAGTAGTCATTGGTGTTTTCTTGGTTgactttttttgttattaataagaTCTGCTATATTTTCTAGATTTCAGTGTCTTCCTATCCTCCAGATGCCTTGTATGTTGATCCCTCAGTGTCCATGGTATTGTGTTGTTTTGAGCATGAATTTCTTCCATATATACGTTTCTTTTTTGGCCGACCATactctggtaaaaccatctcaacaaatgggctaaaccagattgaaggTAACCcataggcctcaaacccatcaatgagttagggggatgtctgtCCCAAGCATGTAAAGAATTCCCCTGGctgaatgggcagatgagaacagtttgttccaacagccGTGAAGGAGGTTGAAGTAAGCAATGTGGAGTACTTAGAGTTTAGTTGAACCTCAAAGGTGAAggtaccaaggtcatccattgcatcccaggccattgccaatcatcctgactttaattttgctgctggactttgaagactctggaagagagagtgaagctggtgactttgtgaaactgtctcacttaaatccaattcacgttCAAGTCAGTATATCACCCATGGTGTCATTGGTCctattggaaaatgaaggatgaaaaagaaCCAGTAACATGTATGGTGATTGGACACTAGAGACTGTGAGAAGGGGCATAATTGTAAAATTATATTGGAAAAGTAGATGGAGTCAGATTGTGGATGattttaaatgccagactgaggagtttgcattttatcctagaaataatTGGAATCCATTGGGTATTTTTGACTAGAAGGATAATAAGGTCAGATATTTGAGTTTTCTAGGTGACTTTGGTGATATGTAAATCTCCCCTTTCAGATTTGTACCAGGTGAGCCCTCTAAGTGGTTTAATCTGTAACCTGATTTAGTTTATCTACAAGGCCTATTTAACAATAGTTTGTCTCTTTAAGGCATATGGGATTATGACTCTGTTTAATTAAGTTTGTTtaacttttatgacattgaagtAAACATGGGATTATGATTTTTGTAATGCCCATGGCCACAGTACACTTGTTTACTGTTTCAAATTTAAGTCCCCTGGTTTGGAGCTACAAATGCTTACTCAAATTGATTTGGTATGATTTGGCATAAACAGCAGAGATTAGATGATGCAGTTGAGGTTAGAACTATTTATATCTGATTGTGGTTCTACACCATGATCATAGTTAGTACCAAAGGGGATTATACAAAGTCATTGAAAAGTCTACCAGTCAAGATTGCCTTATCctcatatgtaaattgttttacTCCAAGTTTAAATTTTGAGGCTGGAACTACTACATCTTCCCAATGCTTTGTCTGCCAGCCCCATTCCAGCTGCTTGATACCTTGGAGTATATAAactttttgtcttaaaaaatgcaaatatagAATACAAATGTCAATTGACATATCTGTGGAACATAGAGAGGACTAAGGCTgggacagggagaccaattacaCTATAGTAGTAGTCTGGGTAGGAGGTGATGGAGGCCCTgaaagtactgtgtaaatgtaGAGAAATTTTGGACTTAGTTCAAACAAAACTTGGCAGCTGATTAGATATGGAAAttgagaaagaagacagagggaAGAATGGTTCTAAGATGTAAACCTGGGTAATTGGATAGTATAGGATTGGAATCCAGGGGACAGATTTATGTTAAATAGATTTGAAAGGTATTTGCATAGAAATAACCTTGAACTGTTGGGATTACCTGAGGAGTAAGTGGAGAGATAGGCAATTAGCCCACATTTAGTGGCAAGAAAGTAGATATGATCCAGCAAATGACACCAAGAAACGGACAGTTGGAGGAATAAGAGTAAGAACAATGTCTTGGAAGCCAGGGAGAATACAATGTTTAAGAGATATTGGATAGGGTCAGAAATTGCTGAGAAGTCAGTTTAAAAGC is part of the Notamacropus eugenii isolate mMacEug1 chromosome 3, mMacEug1.pri_v2, whole genome shotgun sequence genome and harbors:
- the LOC140496840 gene encoding uncharacterized protein; the protein is MSSPPPRPLAAAFTPAAGVGASTPASCPRLAVQEGGGLGGRRRPLLRAEGGSGAAAAAGAQTWSRSAGARGSSRAEPRRAGQGRAEQRRGGGLNEGGAGAGRGEGRQAAHARTCHRPHRTAPAAARSAPEPRQRGRNSRSGTSPGTRRQQRRWGGGGAERDFLFDSWNPASVESGWRSKPTVSLHTSFLTCPFSLLGSDPRHPFPSRLHWPRSLEVRLSLSKKIKKKSIARFSAA